DNA sequence from the Colletotrichum destructivum chromosome 9, complete sequence genome:
GGATTTACGCAGACGACGGTTGACGGTCAAGAAGCCGTCCCTCGCTGTTCCAAAGCATCGGTTCTTCCTTCCGGTTTCTCGCCAATGGAACCCCATGGAGCCACTTCGTTAGCACTCAAAGATCAAAGGTCGAGAAAGGATTGGTTGCTCTTGCTAGTAAATCCCTTTTTCTTCAATTTCTTGGTCTGACCATGACTTGAGACACTACCCTCGTCACTTGCCGCCGATACCATAGTAGTAGGATCAAGATTAGAACACACAGGGCCAAATCTAGCGAAGACGCCTGTATTCGCAATACCTATCCACCTGACATAGGTTACAGTTATGAGTGACCTATGGTGTGAAAAAAGATATGTGGGATAGGCTTTGGGGTTGACGCATCCAAAGAGGAAAGCTTTTTGTAGTTGTTGAAGTGGCAAAGGGTATGACGAAAAGGTGAACCTCGTACATTAAGCAGGCGCAGGGTAAGACTGCGTTCCAACAACGCCTGTCCTGCTCTCCCTAATCCCATATTAACGCCGAAACCTAAGCTTCAGCTAAGCTCAATCATCCCTAAATATTAGTAAACAGTCAATCTTTTCTTAATGCAGAATAACAGCTTCCATGCCTCTTGAAGAACGAACTTTGGTAACCGAGACTCGCGCGATGGAGTAATCTTCTGCAGTCATTCAGCAAGAGTGGTTCCCGCTCTGTATCGCAGCAAATGGTTGGAAACTATATCACAGTGGGCTGTTTCCCTTGGAGCAATAATAATGAAAGTGGAAATGAACAAGTTAGATGGAGTATGAAGGTACATATTTGACGCTACGAAGTTGAGCTCAGAGGACCTAATGGACTTGGCCGGGCACCCGCTTCTCGGTCCTGGAAAGGCACATCTGAGCCGGGACGGGACGTTCAGCCGAATCGGGTCCGAAGCCTGGAGCTCCCTACGTCCGCCCTTGCAACTAATCCACCAGGGAATGCTTTAGCTGTGCGTCTTGCAAAGAGAGTGCCTCACGGGGATGGATTCTCTGGCCTTTGAGGCTGCTCATGGGTTAGAGGGCTCCCGGTAAACATCCCAGAAGCTTCGTTTGCGAGCACGTTCCATGTATGGCAATTCCTACCGAGGAGTTCGTGATGGTATACTTGTTCCATTCATGACGTATCGACGGTTTTTGAGATTGCAACACTTCAGAAATCGTATCGTATCGTAGGCTTTCCCGAGATACTCGGGTGACATAAAACAGCGCCGATTATGGGTGTGGTAAAGGTAAGGAAACTGTTCTTTGTCGCCCGAGTGCCGAGGCGCTGGTGGAACTTTTTCCACGACaaagggggagagggcgCAAGTCACCACCAGACGATACAACTCGAAGAGAACACGCTGAGTTAACGAACACGGCGAttgcccccccttccccccggATGCTGGAAACCATGCGGCCTTCGGCACTGTGTCTGCTTTGACAGTAGAATACACGAAGACAGGGGTATCCCATAATCAGACCTTCGGAGTACATGAACTATGACACCGAAAACTGCCAAACTTCAGATGCTTCACTCCAATAGATCCATTTATACAACAGGAAATCCGAGTCTTGGCCATTCAGATTCCGGCAAGACCTCACATGCCCGGCAAGGTCCGACATCATTGGTTTTGGCCGGTGTTTATCGCTGCTATGGTCAGTCGCTCTTTGGTTACCATTTCAGCCGAGTGAAGTAAATCCATTGGCTGTCATTATTTGAGACAGTAAACGTAAGCTACGTTGACAGACGCGCAACAGATTTCCGAAAGGGCTAGATCATGTCATGAATACATCCAAAGTGCGGCAAGTCAGTTTGAAACTACTGCAGCCGGCATGATCATGCAAGCGGCCCACGATTGCCTTCAATCATCTCCACCTCGATGACAAGTTAAGGACCCTTTGTTCCCACTCTATTTTGCGAATACGGAGGTCCGCTTGGTTTTCAGGCTCCTACTCCAGCGTCGCCACGTGCGATTCATTCCCTCCGACGACATACGTCACAGAAGCTCGGCTGGCTCCGAGGGCTCTCGaggtttggggggggggaactGCACGTTCTCTTAAGCTTTTTGAGTGTATGAAATATCAGGCTCGGAAGCATCTGGTGGGTTCTCGGCACATCACTGCCGGTAATGATAGATAAACCGACGTCCAAAACTCGTTTGCATCGCAGTTCTTACTAGTCGATTCGACTGCACTACGGCAAGCGTTGTTTTCTGGAGTTCGACGGCCGAGAGAAATCGATTTACAGGCGTCTCGATCAGCATTGCACTGGCGCTCTGGTCCGAGTTCCCGGGCACACGGAGGAAGACACGGTATCGCCATCTACGACACCCCACGATGATCGTCCAGAAGACATGGCCGCAATATATCGCGGTACGTGTTCTCATCGTCATGATGAGAGACCTTGGTCTACTGGGTTTCACATACTTCTACGCTATATTCGCCCTTGGGggcgtcaaggccatcgcgCACCCAGTCTCCATTTTCATCGAGGTTATTGCCGCCATCGAGATCCTATTCtatctcttcttcttcctcccgtATAGATGGTATCTCCAGACGTACAAACCATATCGGCCTCCCCCCATGAGCCGGTCACAGCGGGCTCGTCTCTTCTACAAGGCGTTGAGTCTTGTGCCAGATGGAGAAGATTTCGTACGGAAATGGATGCTCAATGCTCACATGGAGGATATTCGTCGAGACAACCTGAAAGACTGGCTGCTTTGGGCGCTATTCGAACAGGACAACATGACCAACCGACCCACAAAAGAGATCAATGCCGAACTCGACCAATACATCGACGATGCGGAAGAGAAGTTTGGGATCAAGTTGCGTTCGGGTAGGGGCAAAGCTGAGGCATTGAGGCTTTCCTTCGACCCTGTGATAATTCAACATCGTAGCTTGTTCTACTACATGGTGAGTTGGAAGTTTTAACTGTCACTCTTCGTATGTCTACGGAGTCTACAACGACACACCACAGACAACTAAAGGCAAATGATAGATGGTTTGCATTCGGTTCTACGTACTGAATGTCGGCTGACTGTGTTCTCACCAGGTGATTGGAATCTTTGATAACCTGATGGCATTATATCTCCTTACGCAAGGATACCGTTATTACAAACAGCCGTTTTCGACGTTCTTCAAAGTCTTCCCCGTTCGACTCGTCAACCTTTTGCCATTCACCCACTCCGCTGCCAATGGGATGTCGTACTGGTACCGCCCACATAAGTCTACATCAAAACGTCCGATCGTCTTCATCCACGGACTAGGCGTTGGTTTAATTCCCTACATGTTCTGGCTTCACACCATACCAAAGGATGTCGggatcctcgccgtcgaaaTGTTGCCGATATCATCACGCGTTACGACATACCCACTCGCTCCAACGCCCGAGCTCTGTGAGATGATAGTAAAATGCGTTGCGCAACAACGAGCTTCTCAGCCTGCCCCTGGTtcgggagagagaggaacgTGGGACGACTTTGTTCTCATCGGCAACAGTTACGGAACGTTGTTGATGGGGCAGCTATTACAAAGAGCGGACTTCGCGCCACGGGTTGCCGCGACTATCCTGATAGATCCGGTCTCTCTGTTGCTGCACCTCCCTGATGTGGCTTTTAACTTTACTCGCAGGGAGCCAACGCCCTCTATACGCGGACGAACAGGACACGGCAACGAGTGGGAGATCTGGTGGGCGAGCGCAACAGATGCCGGGACTGCATACACACTCGCACGGAGACTCTGCTGGCGAGAGTCTCTGATGTGGCGTGAGATGCTGACCCCAAGCTTGCGGAATGTCGAGGCAGGCTACTATGCCTCCGGCTCTCCAGAAGAAACCGCCGTTTTCGGCAACGGCGTGCAAGTGGGAATGCGCAGCACCGTGATACTGGGAGGGGAGGATTGCGTCACTGCTCCCAAGTCGGTGGCTAGCTATGTGTACTCCGGAGATGTAAGATGGTCGCCGGATGACATTGAAATCTGGAAACGATATGAATGGACCGGGAAACAGGAGTTGGAGCTTATGTTTCTTGATGGAAAGGACCACGGGCAGGGCATCATGGTTCCATTTCCTCACAAGCCCATCCAGAACGTCATCGAGACGTACTGTCGACGAGACGACGGATTCGAGCCGTTTGGCGACAAGTTCATTGGCGGGCCCGAGAGCATCTACGGCATGCCACAACAGACGCAAGAGGTTGTAGAGTTGAAAAACATGTGAACAATAGTATTAAATGTGGCGGCCGCAATTTTTTGGGGCCTTTGGTACCTTGGTCAAACTACCATTTTAACTATGGCGCTTTGTGGAACGCTTCGAGAAGcttgggggagaggggggtttgCCAATCTGGCCATTGTTTTTCTGCATGCATCATGTAATCAATTCTATAAGCTAGCATCGTCATGAACCCTTCCATTTCCATCTGTGATGTATATTAACATCCTGAATATTAGTTTTCAGGTAGTACATGATAGACTGGGAGATGGCCAGTCAATGGACGGTGTCTGTTAAACTCCCCAATTCGCGAATAGTATACCAAGAAACACAGAGACAAACTGGCTTGCGTTTACAGGGCCAGACCTCGAATGGTTGTTTCCTAAGATAGCGGGACTTCAAGTTCGATTACGTTGGAAGTGCTTGGCGGCTTTTTCCAGAGCTTGGTTACCCTGAGTCCCACAGAGTCGAACAACGCCAGCCATTGTTTCTCTGTGCGCTCCTGTCCACACAAATGTACCATCATTGCAATATCGTACGCAGCAGCGCTCGAGGGACATTTTTGGTCGTCGAGAACATGATCATAGATGAGCAGTTTGCTGTAACCAGGCTTCATTGCACTCTTCTGCATGTGCAAGATTTCTCGAGCTGATTCATCCGGCCAGTCGTGAATGATGTGACGTAGATAATATGCACGTGCATCTGTTACACAGTCAACACCCTGCTCAGCTGGCTCTGTGTTTGGAACTTTACCCTTTACTGGCTGTGGCGTGAAGAAGTTGTATTCCAGCCTGTTGACGGCATCGGGAATGATCGACTTTGCGTCTGCATCAGCAATGACTTCTCCAAGATCTTCGAGGTATAGCCTCGAGGCTTCTTCAGGATACATATTGTAAAGCTTTAAAAGGTCCTGACCAATGCCACCGCCTACGTCGACAAAGAGCGGAAGTTTGGGGTCAGATTCGTGTACCAAATTTTGGGGAGGATAGATGTCTGTCCAGGCTGGCTCCATGGCTGTCGAGAGCTTTTGGACAATGTTGAACGACTCCCCAATCTTTGGATTTTGCTTCATATACGACCAAAGGTCTCCATTATGGCCGGTGGATTTTCTTACCACGGTGTCGTGTGGATCAGTGGGATTCTTGTAGCCTCTCTCGGCTAGGTATTCAGGCATGAGACGATATGCATTTTCGCAAATTAAATAACTAACATCGTGAGAAAGAAGTTCCTGTCACAGATGGGTGGCAAAAATACTGACTGGAAGTCGGTGAGCATGTTGAAATCCGGATTTGCGAGTTCAATACAGAACCGGTTCGGTTTGAACTTCTCGTCTGGGGTCTGTTCGAGAAAGCCGTTCGAGGCCAGAAGCCGGAGAAATCGATCTTGGGCAGTAAGAAATCTCTCATGGATGGTTTTTATGGCCAATAGGATAAGGCAAAACTTACGGAGAAGCTGAGGATCACAGTTTCcgaccagctcggcgagctgcgcGCTTGTCATAGGGATGTTGCCTTTCTCGTGCCACTTGGGCATCAAACCCACATCTTTGATGATCTTGAACCCGAGTGTAACAGCAGACTGCTCTTCGTTAACTTCAAAATGGCATCGGCTTATTCGTAAGAAAACGTGCCATGTTTGCCTGGATTCTGATGAAGGTCTCCCAAGGTGACTCCAACCTGGCGATGGCTTCATACGTTGCTTGAAGTGCCTTCGCTCGGTCTTTGTCACTAGCAAAAGCATCTGCGGTGACATTTTCCACGGTGCACAAGTACTCGGAGCCACGAGTAGATCCACCGTTCAAGCTATTAGCTGTGTTTGGTCCAGAGAGTGGCATTACGAAGCAGTCGGAATGTGAGATTTGACACCGAGAAGTGAGCAAGAGAATCTAATGTCGAGTTACGTCCAAAATAATAGGAAGTTTTGATGTTCAAGAGATGTCTTTAGATCTCAGAGCAGACGTTTAAGTACCTGATGCTTGATATGAGATGATGGCAAGTGGATGTAATGCGTTAGACTTTAGGTGCGATACTTTAGACTTTCGGTTCACGCTCCAGAAACTGTACGAACTCCGATTTCAGCGTAGGAATTCGCCAGTCCAGATAAAAATAAATCGATTCGGGAAAACTGTATCATTCATAGATGGAAGGTAGAGCAAAATTCTGACACGACCACGACTGGGTTGCTTTACTTGGAAGGGGATATCCTCTTCCGGTGCCGCTTGGCACTGAAAATCAGGTCTAGCGTCAGCAACGGAAGATGCGTTGCGGTCTGATAAACCTCTGTCTGAAATTCAATCGTCACATTCGCTCAACGCTTGAAAACGGCCGCCTATCAATGGTAACCACCGGCGGGGCTCCGCAATATTAGAGCTGGGCGATGCAGCAAGAGACTTTGTTTTGTCTGGAACTTTGGAAAATTGGATCCCCGAACCAGAGTTCGGAATCTGGGGCACGGTAAGACTCGACTATGGGACGTCCAGTGACATAGACTTTGGGCCCACAGACACAGAGGTCAAAACTCCGATGATCTCCACCTTTAGCAGGCCGTAACAGGAAAATTATTTTTCGTCCCATTATCTTTTCCGTCGGCTGATTGTCAAATGCACGGTACAGAGTGCCGAGGTCAACTAAAAGGAGGTATGGATTGGTGGCTGAGTACATCTCTGCACTTCTCTATGATGGACAAGAGGTACTTAATACCTAGGCAGGCCGGGGCCTCTCGTCCAGGTTAAATGGCATCCCTCCAGAGCAGACACGTGACACTGTTGACATAAAAAGCTTGTGAACATGCCATCATAGGGCCACGAGTGCGACTTTGGTGTGAAAGCCTTCCCGTCGGGATGACATGGATAGTTTAGTCTGGTTGAGACATAAGAACAGAAAGACTTGCCTAAACATGGCCGCAAAGACTTCGTGGATATCAGAAGTGAAAATATATTATTTACAGGCTTACTAACATTTCTAGTTAGGTTGCCCTTGACATATGTAAGAGGCATACAAGCTTGTCAACATTTATAGTAACAATGCAGCATATCTAATGAACTCTTTGAAGTTTATTGATTCCAGGCTATTTCAACGGACTTGTTGACGACTCAAAACACATCACGGAGTATCGTATCTAAGGCGCTGTAATACCAGAATGAGGGGAGGCCGTGTCGACGGAAACCGCGTATAACTCCCATGGCGAGCGAGTACGTCTTTAAGATCGCTGAAAATACAAGATGAAAACCTTGTGTGTTAATCTCACAGAGTCACTCGAGTAAGTGCACGAATAGGCAAAAGTGCTTTTATTCGTGGTGGTTGGGCATGTGTAGAAGGAAACCACTAACTCAGCAGCTGGTGACGACGGCCCGTGATATGACTGGACCGACGATATGGATTCGTGTGAACTGATTGGTTCGTTCACAAGCCGTCTCCACTGTCCCATCGGAATCCGGCTGGGCGTCCAACAAAGTGATTCTCAGAGACATCTGTATAGAACAGAAGCCCAGTGAAGGTGCTCATGGGCTCGTTGGTTCGAAGAGGTGGTGTTGTTCTCTGTAGGCCACCAGTCAAGGACGGTGCAACAGCATCCGGGTCCATAGTTCCTCGCCGTGCCGACATCCGACAGATGCCGATTCCAACAAAACCCAAATGTTTAGCATTTGGAGATGTTTGATTCCAACTCTGTCAAAACACTGATTTGCTAAGGATGATTTGCTCTCAGGATGGTTGACTCCCAAGACTGGGCAAGCACGTTAATAGCAGACTTTGGACGAACATTGCCTCGCGCCAGCAGGTTACAGGTACTGCACAAAAATGACTCGGGACAACCTAAAAAGGTCGCAGCTAGCAAACTTCACCAAATTTGGGGCTGTCGTAACACTCTGAGTATGTGACGCCGGAGGAACCCGACTGAGCCGGCTAGGTGATGAGTCTTTTGTTCGCAAAATTGGTCGCAAGAACTCTTCTAGGAGAATTTACGCAGGCCATTATGAGACGCTGCTAGTGAAGCGAATTGGTAACAGCATGATGTCCAAGTTTGTCGTTCCTTTGCACTTGTTCCCCGCCAGCCAACAACAGTGTTCAAATGAAATAAACAGTGTATACAAGCTTGGCTTGAGCCAGACGAGGCTTCTTCTGAGAACGTTCGGGGTTTGAAAAGCGAAAGCACGCTATATAATGTTTTGTGTGTTCTCGCAAACTAGGAAGCGTGCGCGGGCGaactcgaggaagaaggcctcgCGGGTCTTGGCGCGGCCCGAATTCTTCTCGTGCCTGAGATAATTTTTACATAGCAAACTGATAGTCAATGGGTTGTTTAGGTGATTTTATTCGTATAAGAAACAATAAGACTGCATATTTCACTTGGTCTCATTGAGGTGGTTCCGTGTCTGGGTTGCAGACGTTCGATAGATAAAGATCTTACATCGTACATTGAAGATGTTTTTTCAACATTCCGAGAGAAGCTCTGCCAATGCAGTCCCACTCGGCGTATTACTCCGAGTCTAGGTTACCTTGACGATAAAGAACTTTCTTGATGCAAATCCTAAACCATCACCGTTATCAGGGGCTTGCCGGCAACTCAAAAGTCTTTCTTGAACAGATCCCCTCACCTTCAAAAGGACGCAGATCTCGGCCGACCTGTCTGTGTCTTGATCACATCAATCAGTCTTGGATTACCTTTCCAATGATCTTTACGTTGTGGCAGAAAAATGAGCATTTTGCTTGCGAGACCCATCGGCCATGGAGATAAACCCGATCATCGCCGAGATTTGGACGCTGTGTGCCATTGCGACTTTGCTGATTGCCGCCAGGGTCTTTTGCCGGGCCAGGCTTGTTGGTGTCGCTGGTTTTCGACCAGATGACTACCTCGTATTCTTAGCATGGGTAAAGAAGATTACCGATACCACAAGAACGAGTGCCAATGATGTACGAAAAGCTGACGTGCAAACAGGCCCTTTACACGTCCGTGTGCGTCATGGCGACACTTTTCACTCTCGTGTCGCAAGGTCGGCATACGTCGCTACTGACACCCGAACAACGGCGGACGATGCCGGAATCGGAGTTGTACGTTGTTCCAGAGTGTTTGAACTGCTGCGGGGACTCCTGCTAAGTAATTGGACCAGCTATCTATGGGAATATGGATCGAAGAACTTCGTTGCTGGCATGTGCATCTACGTATCGATCGTGTGGACGTTGAAGTTTCACAGTAAGCAAACGTTTGATTCGGGGTTTCTACTCTTTTCCGGAATATTGACTTATACTGACAAACAACAGTGCTGTTCTTCTATCGACGATTGGTCGCGGGGCAATGGGTAGAAAAGTTCATCTTCCCGGTGATGGGTCTTGTGGGCGCGACAGCAATTGCGATAGTCTTCATCATTGCCTTGACATGCCGGCCCATCTCTAAGATGTGGCAGATCCGACCAGACCCCGGAGGTAAGCAGGCTCATCATTATATGTTGCGAATAAGCCACTAAAACGCAACAGAAAATTGCGTCCCACAGAACAAAGTCTATTTCTTCAGCATCCTCTCAATGAATGTGGTAACTGACCTTTGTATAATTGCAATTCCTATACCGGTCAGTGTCCTTAAGGCAGAGCTCTGCGCGGCGTTACTTTGTTGACAAACAGACCAGGTTCTCAGTCTGGTTCGAGCTTCTGTCTGGCGTAAAATTGGAGTATACTTTCTCTTCGGACTCGGAGTCTTCTGTATAATGGCAGCTATAATCCGTGTGGTTCTGATATTTCACGTAAGTAATAATCTCTATGGTTGGTCTGCTTCTTCCAGATACTCATGTCTGTTTGAGTAGCCCACCGGACAATTTGGTCCGGGCGCTATGTGGTCTCTCCGAGAAGATTTCGTCGCGATCTTTGTTGGACAGGCCCCAATGATAGTGCCGCTTTTCAAAAAGAAATTTTGGACACAGAAGGGGTATCGGTATACACCAAAGTCGAGCCAAAGATCTGATGGTATTGAGATGAGTAGCGGAGCGTCAAATCCCAACAAAAAACCTCGGGATCCTTTCAGTCTCACTCAGCTGGGGTTTACACACATCACAAACCTGACACGAGCAACGCAGAACACACAGACCGATGTCACGGCAGTTGCTAAGCACAGTTCAGAAGCGCTTGCAGTaacagaagaagaggctgcCGAACCATCCCAAGACGGTATTGCCATTCAGAGCATTGTGGGTGGGATCGAACATGGAACCAAAGACAGCCTCGAGATCTCTGTTGTACCTGTTGTCACAAAATCAGACGCCGCGGGAACAGTTGACGGGAAGAACGGATAGTGTCTTGAGGACTCAACAAATTGATATCGCTGAGCCAGATGTTCGTGATGAAGtagaaagaaaaaaaagcccAAAAAAGTCACAAGCGCATCATGAAAAATAACTATCATTTTAGAAGCTGGGAAACATTAGCTGGGCGATTAGACGCCCACATGGAACTTCACCTTTATGGAACAAGCGTCTTTGCTATTAGTTTCGGAAGAAACTGAGCATTTGTAAAAACTTAATCTTTAGTTAGAATTCCTTTGTATAGGAGTGTGGTAGGACATATCCCTCGTGACCTTTGACCGTTTTAATGAGTCAGCTGATCTGAAATCGGACTTTGTGATATCGTGACTCAGTGGCTAAAGTACGAACGTTGAACCATTGGGTGGGGGCTGAACTTAATGGCATCATCCACAGCAAGCAGGGCTACAGACATGAATACAGGGCTGATGATAACACAGCTCTCGAGAAACTTCTGCGGCATAAAAGAGTGCTCTCTTGGACCGGGTTCCGGGTTCGGACCGGGTACTAAGCCTGGCCACCTTTTTCCAAATAGACTGATcagtcgatgggctcggcCGACGGGTTTTTAGTGTAAGGCGCACTTGACACATGCCAAACAGCCAATCATAGAGAACAAATCAGTGGACCCTTTGTTATGTCAACGCATGAGCGTTCCGTTTGAGCTCCGGCAGCAGGTCTTTTATTCTTGTGCAAACCTCGTAGTAATATCCGTCTCAGTTGCAGCAAGACATGCGATAACACAACTGCCTTCCAGACACATACATACCTTACTTACGCCCTATCGTCGCCCTATCTGTCCCGTGTAGTGAAATGGTCAGTGACATCCTTGACCATACCGTCGCTATCGAAAACGCAACGCAAGCAGGGTTGTCAAAGGCAACCAAGGTGTCGGCGTAACTGATGAGCATGGGCGAACCAGCTGATACCGTTTCGTCATCGACGAATCCATTTGTGAATCTCGCCGAGATTTCCTTGTCTCATGATTCGCAGCCCGATCTCATCTTGGGCCCAatggccagcgccagcacCCTGCCTTCCCATGCAGTTGAGCTGTCCAGCGGGGAAAACTCTCCATATGTTTTCAATGGCGCCCTGGACTacattgacgacgaggttACAAGTGGTTGGACAACGCCCCTTGCATCCTGTGTCAACTGCACTGCCTGGGGATATCAATGCGAGGCTGCACAGGAAGGCGAATCTCAGAGCTGTTGTGTACCCTGCGCATCTCTTGGATGCGAGTGTAGCTTTCTGGACACCCACCCGAACTTTCTCGACCATGCTATCAACGACCTCATGCAGAGCAGTCGAACAGCATCAACTGAAGCACAGGGGCCACCGACGACAGACGTTTCAAAGAAATACAGTGGCCCTTTCGAGCCTGTAACGGCATCCACCACATCAACTCCTCCACCACCCAAGATCGGAACCAGGTTCTCTCGGGACTCAACTCGCATACTACGGCAATGGCTCTCCTCGCATAATCAACACCCGTATCCAagcgaagaggagaaaaggaTACTGCAACACCAGACTGGCCTCAGCAAGGTTCAAATCACCAACTGGCTTATCAACGCCCGCCGACGCGGCAA
Encoded proteins:
- a CDS encoding Putative O-methyltransferase domain, S-adenosyl-L-methionine-dependent methyltransferase superfamily, whose protein sequence is MPLSGPNTANSLNGGSTRGSEYLCTVENVTADAFASDKDRAKALQATYEAIARLESPWETFIRIQANMAQQSAVTLGFKIIKDVGLMPKWHEKGNIPMTSAQLAELVGNCDPQLLRKFCLILLAIKTIHERFLTAQDRFLRLLASNGFLEQTPDEKFKPNRFCIELANPDFNMLTDFHYLICENAYRLMPEYLAERGYKNPTDPHDTVVRKSTGHNGDLWSYMKQNPKIGESFNIVQKLSTAMEPAWTDIYPPQNLVHESDPKLPLFVDVGGGIGQDLLKLYNMYPEEASRLYLEDLGEVIADADAKSIIPDAVNRLEYNFFTPQPVKGKVPNTEPAEQGVDCVTDARAYYLRHIIHDWPDESAREILHMQKSAMKPGYSKLLIYDHVLDDQKCPSSAAAYDIAMMVHLCGQERTEKQWLALFDSVGLRVTKLWKKPPSTSNVIELEVPLS
- a CDS encoding Putative alpha/Beta hydrolase, encoding MIVQKTWPQYIAVRVLIVMMRDLGLLGFTYFYAIFALGGVKAIAHPVSIFIEVIAAIEILFYLFFFLPYRWYLQTYKPYRPPPMSRSQRARLFYKALSLVPDGEDFVRKWMLNAHMEDIRRDNLKDWLLWALFEQDNMTNRPTKEINAELDQYIDDAEEKFGIKLRSGRGKAEALRLSFDPVIIQHRSLFYYMVIGIFDNLMALYLLTQGYRYYKQPFSTFFKVFPVRLVNLLPFTHSAANGMSYWYRPHKSTSKRPIVFIHGLGVGLIPYMFWLHTIPKDVGILAVEMLPISSRVTTYPLAPTPELCEMIVKCVAQQRASQPAPGSGERGTWDDFVLIGNSYGTLLMGQLLQRADFAPRVAATILIDPVSLLLHLPDVAFNFTRREPTPSIRGRTGHGNEWEIWWASATDAGTAYTLARRLCWRESLMWREMLTPSLRNVEAGYYASGSPEETAVFGNGVQVGMRSTVILGGEDCVTAPKSVASYVYSGDVRWSPDDIEIWKRYEWTGKQELELMFLDGKDHGQGIMVPFPHKPIQNVIETYCRRDDGFEPFGDKFIGGPESIYGMPQQTQEVVELKNM